A region of Phalacrocorax carbo chromosome 9, bPhaCar2.1, whole genome shotgun sequence DNA encodes the following proteins:
- the GCH1 gene encoding GTP cyclohydrolase 1 isoform X1: MEAARSCNGYAQQERPPPPSSSSASPSAGTEKPRVPPGGGGGSGEGWRGERPRSEEDNELSLPSLAAAYTAILRSLGEDPERQGLLKTPWRAATAMQFFTKGYQETISDVLNDAIFDEDHDEMVIVKDIDMFSLCEHHLVPFVGKVHIGYLPNKQVLGLSKLARIVEIYSRRLQVQERLTKQIAIAITEALQPAGVGVVIEATHMCMVMRGVQKMNSKTVTSTMLGVFREDPKTREEFLTLIRS; the protein is encoded by the exons ATGGAGGCGGCGCGGAGCTGTAACGGGTACGCACAGCAGGAGAGACCGCCGCCGCCCTCGTCCTCCTCCGCCTCGCCGTCGGCGGGCACCGAGAAGCCGCGCGTcccccccggcggcggcggcggcagcggggagggcTGGCGGGGCGAGCGGCCCCGCAGCGAGGAGGACAACGAGCTGAGCCTGCCCAGCCTGGCGGCCGCCTACACCGCCATCCTGCGCTCGCTGGGCGAGGACCCCGAGCGGCAGGGGCTGCTGAAGACGCCCTGGAGGGCGGCCACCGCCATGCAGTTCTTCACCAAGGGCTACCAGGAGACCATCTCGG ATGTTCTGAATGACGCCATCTTTGATGAAGATCATGATGAGATGGTAATTGTGAAGGACATAGACATGTTCTCATTGTGTGAGCATCACCTCGTTCCATTTGTTGGAAAG GTACATATTGGCTATCTTCCTAACAAACAAGTACTTGGCCTCAGCAAGCTTGCTAG GATCGTGGAAATATACAGTAGAAGATTACAAG TCCAGGAGCGCCTTACCAAACAAATTGCAATAGCCATCACAGAAGCCTTACAGCCCGCTGGAGTTGGAGTGGTTATTGAAGCTAC GCATATGTGTATGGTAATGCGTGGGGTACAGAAAATGAACAGTAAAACAGTAACCAGCACAATGTTGGGGGTATTCCGGGAAGATCCAAAGACCCGCGAGGAGTTCTTGACACTCATCAGGAGCTGA
- the GCH1 gene encoding GTP cyclohydrolase 1 isoform X2 — MEAARSCNGYAQQERPPPPSSSSASPSAGTEKPRVPPGGGGGSGEGWRGERPRSEEDNELSLPSLAAAYTAILRSLGEDPERQGLLKTPWRAATAMQFFTKGYQETISDVLNDAIFDEDHDEMVIVKDIDMFSLCEHHLVPFVGKVHIGYLPNKQVLGLSKLARIVEIYSRRLQVQERLTKQIAIAITEALQPAGVGVVIEATQFQGAAGVCAAVGAVTAPT; from the exons ATGGAGGCGGCGCGGAGCTGTAACGGGTACGCACAGCAGGAGAGACCGCCGCCGCCCTCGTCCTCCTCCGCCTCGCCGTCGGCGGGCACCGAGAAGCCGCGCGTcccccccggcggcggcggcggcagcggggagggcTGGCGGGGCGAGCGGCCCCGCAGCGAGGAGGACAACGAGCTGAGCCTGCCCAGCCTGGCGGCCGCCTACACCGCCATCCTGCGCTCGCTGGGCGAGGACCCCGAGCGGCAGGGGCTGCTGAAGACGCCCTGGAGGGCGGCCACCGCCATGCAGTTCTTCACCAAGGGCTACCAGGAGACCATCTCGG ATGTTCTGAATGACGCCATCTTTGATGAAGATCATGATGAGATGGTAATTGTGAAGGACATAGACATGTTCTCATTGTGTGAGCATCACCTCGTTCCATTTGTTGGAAAG GTACATATTGGCTATCTTCCTAACAAACAAGTACTTGGCCTCAGCAAGCTTGCTAG GATCGTGGAAATATACAGTAGAAGATTACAAG TCCAGGAGCGCCTTACCAAACAAATTGCAATAGCCATCACAGAAGCCTTACAGCCCGCTGGAGTTGGAGTGGTTATTGAAGCTAC GCAGTTTCAAGGGGCAGCCGGTGTCTGCGCTGCGGTCGGAGCCGTGACCGCACCGACATGA